Proteins encoded in a region of the Halodesulfovibrio marinisediminis DSM 17456 genome:
- the rplR gene encoding 50S ribosomal protein L18: MKSKNEKRLRRKVRIRKKISGTAECPRLVVFRSNLHIYAQLVDDCKGVTLAAASTLTLSKDGEALKSNKASAAKVGTEIARLAKEQKIERVVFDRNGYIYHGRIQAIADAAREAGLQF, encoded by the coding sequence ATGAAGTCCAAGAACGAAAAAAGGTTGCGTCGTAAAGTTCGCATCCGCAAAAAGATTTCAGGCACTGCTGAATGTCCGCGTCTCGTTGTCTTCAGGTCTAACCTGCATATCTACGCTCAGCTCGTGGATGACTGCAAAGGTGTAACCCTTGCAGCAGCTTCCACACTGACTCTTAGCAAAGACGGCGAAGCTCTTAAATCCAACAAGGCTTCTGCAGCCAAGGTTGGCACCGAAATCGCTCGCCTCGCTAAGGAACAGAAAATCGAGCGCGTCGTGTTCGACCGTAACGGCTACATCTATCATGGCCGCATTCAGGCAATTGCTGATGCAGCTCGTGAAGCAGGCCTGCAATTCTAA